From one Triticum aestivum cultivar Chinese Spring chromosome 4B, IWGSC CS RefSeq v2.1, whole genome shotgun sequence genomic stretch:
- the LOC123094227 gene encoding uncharacterized protein, whose protein sequence is MAPRAQKQLFPADAVSSDHDLHSTASSISNAKRSVVVRPRALLSVVLAEVGLPEVKYKTYAARGGCFAATAYFWPSPSGSSAAGPHMRLNGEPVVDAQEAIQNAATLCLENLQDSMDIEFDCPRVKKMKTDKRYLLNSIAGKDREIKDLETKLEKRKMQVNGLGKGWRSFAQDVRRSAGRIDKIAVNYLPTASDTMEGDVAWECYHLTQETDDLCYLAAMSTDAVNTVGTYPCDPESDCSGYDQFPDCIHQTTMTPAMVTSRPVTRMKLSCGECY, encoded by the exons ATGGCACCACGCGCACAGAAGCAGCTGTTCCCCGCCGATGCAGTGAGCAGTGACCACGATCTCCATTCCACGGCGTCGTCGATTAGCAAT GCAAAGCGCTCTGTCGTTGTTAGGCCAAGGGCTCTGCTTAGTGTTGTCCTTGCTGAAGTTGGCTTGCCCGAGGTGAAATACAAGACCTACGCAGCACGCGGTGGCTGTTTTGCTGCTACAGCATATTTCTGGCCATCACCGTCGGGTTCATCTGCGGCAGGGCCGCATATGAGGCTGAATGGTGAACCAGTTGTGGATGCTCAGGAGGCCATACAGAATGCTGCTACCCTGTGCTTGGAGAACCTTCAAGACAGTATGGATATTGAGTTTGACTGTCCCCGGGTGAAAAAAATGAAGACTGATAAGAGGTACCTGTTGAACAGCATTGCTGGGAAGGACAGGGAAATCAAAGATCTAGAGACTAAACTGGAGAAAAGGAAAATGCAGGTCAATGGGCTTGGCAAAGGGTGGAGGTCATTTGCACAGGATGTGCGTCGTTCTGCGGGGCGTATTGACAAGATAGCCGTGAACTACCTGCCTACAGCGTCCGATACTATGGAAGGTGATGTGGCCTGGGAGTGCTACCATCTGACCCAGGAAACCGATGACCTCTGCTATCTAGCTGCAATGTCCACCGATGCAGTCAATACAGTCGGTACTTATCCTTGTGATCCGGAGTCTGACTGCTCTGGGTATGACCAGTTTCCTGATTGCATCCATCAAACCACTATGACACCGGCGATGGTTACTTCTCGTCCGGTTACTCGTATGAAATTGAGCTGTGGTGAATGCTACTAA
- the LOC123089884 gene encoding uncharacterized protein, with protein MERDTERVMGRGGVSRPQNRQLRSLHGKEAALRWSPDRHFHVLRRQVAGSGPQEDLAGSLACAARRLLALQPPRPSTSDQFLCKKHKQPFEYIDRPLSPDWVLDYEREEIHLELGQFITRDERCIGYADEFSPYYVYGNEVTLYNNNLKKLRKLIRNRTIPNSYYVCHMTKTFATPRKTMYFLVPFSKGSIFPHMDANNELPVSNGDGTVNAKVRFIKGVDNRATITKNWSAFFRQEEMVKGRVYAFAFKCSAKGLRMIVYPL; from the exons ATGGAGAGGGATACAGAGAGGGTCATGGG TCGCGGCGGCGTCTCCAGACCCCAGAACCGACAACTGCGCTCCCTCCATGGTAAGGAAGCCGCGCTCCGGTGGTCACCAGACCGGCACTTCCATGTACTCCGTCGCCAAGTAGCGGGCTCAGGGCCGCAAGAAGACTTGGCCGGCTCGCTTGCCTGCGCCGCACGACGACTCCTCGCGCTCCAGCCGCCGCGTCCCTCAACGTCAG ACCAGTTCCTCTGTAAAAAGCACAAGCAGCCATTTGAGTACATTGACCGGCCCTTATCACCGGATTGGGTCCTAGATTATGAACGGGAAGAAATCCATCTAGAACTGGGGCAATTCATTACTCGCG ATGAGCGTTGCATCGGTTACGCTGATGAGTTTAGCCCCTACTATGTGTATGGAAATGAAGTGACGTTGTACAACAACAATCTTAAGAAGCTGCGCAAGCTAATTAGAAACAGGACAATACCTAACAGCTACTATGTCTGCCACATGACAAAGACCTTTGCAACCCCTAGAAAAACAATG TATTTCCTGGTGCCCTTCTCTAAAGGCAGTATCTTCCCACATATGGATGCCAAcaatgagctgccagtaagcaatgGAGATGGTACTGTCAATGCCAAAGTTCGCTTTATCAAAGGCGTCGACAACAGAGCTACCATCACAAAGAACTGGAGCGCTTTCTTTCGACAGGAAGAAATGGTAAAGGGCCGGGTCTATGCCTTCGCGTTCAAGTGCTCAGCAAAGGGGCTGCGCATGATCGTCTATCCCCTATAA